A part of Nocardioides sp. WS12 genomic DNA contains:
- a CDS encoding cytochrome P450: MAAPAIKELGALPVAPDVPMGLVERLHHVRKFDSGLGVIGAAGGPVTTVRVGPRGLVPPFVVVTSPQGAHDVLAASDGAFDKEMIVHVQNRVLGDNVFNLAHARWLARRRTLQPIFTKKHVVAFAGHMAAAAQAHADDMSQRGQVDLDQEMRHLTLEVVGKSVFGLDLGKDARAMGPHVRRVLQWVTNRSLRPVRSPMWLPTPARFRMRHSMAVLHALVDSAIDAAVAQPDGDAELVRLLLDATDPETGKPLTRKAVRAELLVFMLAGHDTTATTLAYSLWALGRHPDVQERLVAEVAALGDRTLTVGDVPSLPFTVQVIHEALRMCPPAPAIGRMAMRDVAVDGFRIPAGTNVVVGAYAIQHDARYWDEPERFDPDRFSVEQSAGRSRWQFFPFGAGPRSCIGDHFAMLEATLALATVVRAADIESLDDVFPTALPFTMTAGGPIPARVRKRVNRTG; this comes from the coding sequence ATGGCCGCTCCCGCCATCAAGGAGCTCGGGGCGCTGCCGGTTGCCCCGGACGTACCGATGGGGCTCGTTGAGCGCTTGCACCACGTTCGCAAGTTCGACAGCGGGCTGGGGGTGATCGGTGCAGCCGGCGGACCGGTCACGACCGTCCGGGTCGGGCCCCGGGGGCTGGTGCCGCCGTTCGTCGTGGTGACCTCGCCGCAGGGTGCCCACGACGTCCTGGCTGCCTCCGATGGTGCGTTCGACAAGGAGATGATCGTCCACGTCCAGAACCGCGTGCTGGGCGACAACGTCTTCAACCTCGCGCACGCACGCTGGCTGGCCCGGCGCCGTACGCTCCAGCCGATCTTCACCAAGAAGCACGTCGTGGCCTTCGCGGGGCACATGGCCGCTGCGGCGCAGGCCCATGCGGACGACATGTCACAACGCGGCCAGGTCGATCTCGATCAGGAGATGCGGCACCTGACCCTGGAAGTGGTCGGGAAGTCGGTCTTCGGCCTCGATCTGGGCAAGGACGCCCGTGCAATGGGACCGCATGTGCGCCGCGTGCTGCAGTGGGTCACGAACAGGTCGTTGCGCCCCGTGCGCTCGCCGATGTGGCTGCCCACGCCAGCGCGCTTCCGGATGCGCCATTCGATGGCGGTTCTCCACGCGCTGGTCGACAGCGCGATCGACGCTGCGGTTGCGCAACCCGACGGAGATGCGGAACTGGTGCGGCTCCTGTTGGACGCGACCGACCCCGAGACCGGCAAGCCGCTGACCCGCAAGGCGGTCCGGGCGGAGTTGCTCGTCTTCATGCTGGCCGGTCACGACACGACGGCCACGACCCTCGCCTACAGCCTGTGGGCGCTCGGGCGGCACCCCGACGTCCAGGAACGGCTCGTGGCGGAGGTGGCCGCACTCGGCGACCGAACGCTGACCGTCGGGGACGTGCCGTCGCTGCCGTTCACCGTGCAGGTCATCCATGAGGCGTTGCGGATGTGTCCGCCAGCACCGGCGATCGGTCGCATGGCGATGCGGGACGTCGCTGTGGACGGATTCCGGATTCCCGCAGGGACCAACGTGGTGGTGGGGGCGTACGCAATCCAGCACGACGCCCGGTACTGGGACGAACCCGAGCGGTTCGACCCCGACCGCTTCTCGGTCGAGCAGTCCGCCGGGCGGAGCCGCTGGCAGTTCTTCCCGTTCGGTGCCGGTCCGCGATCGTGCATCGGAGACCACTTCGCGATGCTGGAGGCGACCCTCGCCCTGGCCACTGTCGTCAGGGCGGCTGACATCGAATCGCTCGACGACGTGTTCCCGACGGCCCTGCCGTTCACGATGACGGCTGGTGGCCCGATCCCGGCGCGCGTCCGGAAACGGGTCAATCGCACTGGCTGA
- the fadD8 gene encoding fatty-acid--CoA ligase FadD8, protein MTDTLRTPAHNGHLMVAALKRHARRPIVHLGDVTLTGAETADRISQYIQAFESLGAGRGTPGALLALNRPEVLFILGAGQTQGFQRTSLHPLGSADDHAYVINDAGITTLVIDPYFAARAVELLGKCPGLKQVLTIGPVPPELVEVGTDLNEVAASFTPKPVQAAVLEPDHITSITYTGGTTGKPKGVIGTVRAFSTMAQIQMAEWEWPAEPRFLMCTPLSHAGAAFFVPVVLQGGTLFVSSRFDPAEVLATIEEKKINSLMLVPTMLYALMDHPDSRTRDLSSLETVYYGASAINPVRLKEAIERFGPIFAQYYGQSEAPMVITYFPKGDHVDADGKPAEERLTSCGRPSAYLRTALLGEDGNPVPQGEPGEICVAGPLLSAGYWQLPDETAATFRDGWMHTGDVAREDENGLWYIVDRTKDMIVTGGFNVFPREVEDVIAEHPAIAQVGVIGTPHEKFGEAVTAVVVLREGFELTDDVVAEIKDAVKERKGSVQAPKDIIAVDALPLTALGKPDKKALRARFWDGQGRSIG, encoded by the coding sequence GTGACTGACACGCTTCGCACGCCCGCCCACAACGGCCACCTCATGGTGGCCGCACTCAAGCGGCACGCACGCCGCCCGATCGTCCACCTCGGCGACGTCACGTTGACGGGTGCCGAAACGGCTGACCGGATCTCGCAGTACATCCAGGCCTTCGAATCCCTCGGTGCCGGCCGCGGCACGCCCGGGGCGCTTCTCGCGCTCAACCGACCCGAGGTGCTCTTCATCCTCGGCGCCGGCCAGACCCAGGGTTTCCAGCGCACGTCGCTGCACCCGCTCGGTTCGGCCGATGACCACGCGTACGTCATCAACGATGCAGGGATCACGACCCTGGTCATTGATCCGTACTTCGCTGCGCGGGCCGTGGAGTTGCTCGGCAAGTGCCCCGGGCTGAAGCAGGTGCTCACGATCGGCCCCGTACCGCCCGAGCTCGTCGAGGTCGGCACCGACCTGAACGAAGTCGCTGCGTCCTTCACCCCGAAGCCGGTCCAGGCAGCCGTGCTCGAGCCGGACCACATCACGTCGATCACCTACACCGGCGGCACCACCGGCAAGCCCAAGGGCGTCATCGGTACTGTCCGCGCCTTCTCGACGATGGCGCAGATCCAGATGGCCGAATGGGAATGGCCGGCCGAACCGCGCTTCCTGATGTGCACCCCGCTGTCCCACGCCGGCGCTGCGTTCTTCGTCCCGGTGGTGCTCCAGGGCGGCACCCTCTTCGTGTCCTCGCGGTTCGACCCGGCCGAGGTGCTGGCGACCATCGAGGAGAAGAAGATCAACTCCCTGATGCTGGTACCGACCATGCTCTACGCGCTGATGGACCACCCCGACTCGCGCACCCGCGACCTGTCCTCGCTCGAGACCGTCTACTACGGCGCCTCGGCCATCAACCCGGTGCGCCTGAAGGAGGCCATCGAGCGGTTCGGTCCGATCTTCGCGCAGTACTACGGGCAGTCCGAGGCGCCGATGGTGATCACCTACTTCCCCAAGGGCGACCACGTGGACGCCGACGGCAAGCCGGCCGAGGAGCGACTGACGTCCTGCGGGCGCCCGTCGGCGTACCTCCGGACGGCCCTGCTGGGAGAAGACGGCAACCCCGTGCCGCAGGGCGAGCCGGGCGAGATCTGCGTCGCCGGGCCGCTCCTGTCGGCCGGCTACTGGCAACTGCCCGACGAGACAGCCGCGACCTTCCGGGATGGCTGGATGCACACCGGTGACGTGGCGCGGGAGGACGAGAACGGCCTCTGGTACATCGTCGACCGGACCAAGGACATGATCGTCACCGGAGGCTTCAACGTGTTCCCGCGCGAAGTCGAGGATGTCATCGCCGAACACCCGGCCATCGCGCAGGTGGGCGTGATCGGCACGCCGCACGAGAAGTTCGGCGAGGCCGTGACGGCCGTCGTGGTCCTGCGGGAAGGCTTCGAACTCACCGACGACGTGGTCGCCGAGATCAAGGACGCCGTCAAGGAGCGCAAGGGCTCGGTGCAGGCGCCGAAGGACATCATCGCTGTCGACGCGCTGCCGCTCACCGCGCTGGGCAAGCCCGACAAGAAGGCGCTGCGTGCCCGCTTCTGGGACGGCCAGGGTCGCAGCATCGGCTGA
- a CDS encoding LLM class F420-dependent oxidoreductase produces the protein MKLGLQLGYWGAQPPQGVGELVAAAEDAGFDAIFTAEAWGSDAFTPLAWWGRETSRVRLGTSIVQMSGRTPTSIAMHALTLDHLTNGRVILGMGVSGPQVVEGWYGQPFSKPLARTREVVEIIRKVLAREEPVINAGPHHPLPYNGPGAVHLGKPLKPIVHPLRADLPIWLGAEGPKNVAQTAEIADGWIPIFYTPKSAGMYQPWLDEGFARPGARRTRADFEISATCHLQIVKDAAEKQAVIDFMKPFVSLYMGGMGAKEQNFHTQVFARMGYEALADEVQNLYLAGEKDKATALIPDELVDDMHIIGTAGEVRERVAQWEGTGVTTLLLSCHSAAEIRQVAELLA, from the coding sequence ATGAAGCTGGGACTGCAGTTGGGCTACTGGGGCGCGCAGCCCCCGCAAGGTGTCGGCGAGCTCGTCGCCGCGGCAGAGGACGCGGGGTTCGACGCGATCTTCACCGCCGAGGCGTGGGGGAGTGACGCGTTCACGCCGCTCGCGTGGTGGGGTCGCGAAACCAGTCGGGTCCGCCTCGGCACCTCGATCGTGCAGATGTCCGGCCGCACGCCGACGTCGATCGCGATGCATGCGCTCACGCTGGATCACCTGACCAACGGCCGCGTCATCCTCGGCATGGGCGTGAGCGGTCCGCAGGTCGTCGAGGGCTGGTACGGCCAGCCGTTCTCGAAGCCGCTGGCTCGGACCCGCGAGGTCGTCGAAATCATTCGCAAGGTCCTGGCCCGCGAAGAACCGGTCATCAACGCCGGCCCGCACCACCCGTTGCCCTACAACGGTCCCGGTGCCGTGCACCTGGGCAAGCCGCTCAAGCCAATCGTGCACCCGCTCCGCGCCGACCTGCCGATCTGGCTGGGCGCCGAGGGCCCGAAGAATGTCGCCCAGACCGCGGAGATCGCTGACGGCTGGATCCCGATCTTCTACACACCGAAGAGCGCTGGCATGTACCAGCCGTGGCTCGACGAGGGCTTCGCCCGACCCGGCGCGCGTCGTACTCGTGCCGACTTCGAGATCTCGGCCACCTGCCACCTCCAGATCGTGAAGGACGCCGCCGAGAAGCAGGCCGTCATCGATTTCATGAAGCCGTTCGTCAGCCTCTACATGGGCGGCATGGGCGCCAAGGAGCAGAACTTCCACACGCAGGTCTTCGCCCGGATGGGCTACGAGGCCCTGGCGGACGAGGTGCAGAACCTCTACCTGGCGGGGGAGAAGGACAAGGCGACGGCGCTGATCCCCGACGAACTCGTCGACGACATGCACATCATCGGCACCGCTGGCGAGGTCCGTGAGCGAGTGGCGCAATGGGAGGGGACCGGGGTGACGACGCTGCTCTTGTCCTGTCACAGCGCGGCGGAGATCCGTCAGGTCGCCGAACTGTTGGCCTGA
- a CDS encoding OB-fold nucleic acid binding domain-containing protein, with protein sequence MSRTLQAPVTVAFDYTRSTGPVVGRFLSGLRDGVVVGGRTSAGQVVVPPLEFDPVTHEATTEFVEVSSVGTVTSWTWVPEPVKGQPFDRPFAFALVTLDGADVPFLHALDVSSPAEVTTGLRVRVRWAAERVGHINDIACFEPLAPGETELVASPAASDAPVTGVVTTVSLDYNYAASPEESLFYRGLNEGRIMGQRCPTCQKVYVPPRSACPSDGTPTAEEVELSQTGTITTFCIVNVPFLGQKITPPYVSAYVLLDGADIAVLHLILGVPADEVRMGMRVKAVWKPKDEWAYSLENIDHFAPTGDPDAEFATYQQHL encoded by the coding sequence ATGAGCCGCACCTTGCAGGCGCCCGTCACGGTCGCCTTCGACTACACGCGATCGACCGGCCCTGTCGTCGGTCGCTTCCTCTCCGGACTCCGCGACGGGGTGGTCGTCGGCGGACGGACCTCGGCCGGTCAGGTCGTCGTACCGCCGCTCGAGTTCGACCCCGTCACCCACGAGGCAACGACCGAGTTCGTGGAGGTCTCCTCCGTCGGCACGGTCACGTCCTGGACCTGGGTCCCCGAGCCGGTCAAGGGCCAGCCGTTCGACCGGCCGTTCGCCTTCGCCCTCGTCACCCTCGACGGCGCCGACGTCCCGTTCCTGCACGCGCTCGACGTCTCGTCGCCCGCCGAGGTGACCACCGGCCTGAGGGTGCGCGTGCGCTGGGCTGCCGAGCGGGTGGGCCACATCAACGACATCGCATGCTTCGAACCGTTGGCCCCCGGCGAGACCGAGCTCGTTGCGTCGCCGGCGGCGTCCGACGCGCCGGTCACCGGCGTCGTCACGACGGTCTCCCTCGACTACAACTACGCGGCCTCCCCCGAGGAGTCCCTGTTCTACCGCGGCCTCAACGAGGGCCGGATCATGGGCCAGCGCTGCCCCACCTGCCAGAAGGTCTATGTCCCACCGCGCAGCGCGTGCCCCTCCGACGGAACGCCCACCGCGGAGGAGGTCGAGCTCTCGCAGACCGGCACCATCACGACGTTCTGCATCGTCAACGTCCCCTTCCTCGGCCAGAAGATCACCCCGCCGTACGTCTCGGCGTACGTCCTCCTCGACGGCGCCGACATCGCGGTGCTGCACCTCATCCTCGGCGTCCCCGCCGACGAGGTGCGGATGGGCATGCGGGTCAAGGCGGTCTGGAAGCCGAAGGACGAGTGGGCGTACTCCCTGGAGAACATCGACCACTTCGCGCCGACCGGCGATCCGGACGCCGAGTTCGCCACCTACCAGCAGCACCTCTGA
- a CDS encoding thiolase domain-containing protein, giving the protein MRDVAVVGFAQRQMPEFDGSPTCVELLVPVFKELYEQTGWTRRDVGFWCSGSSDYLAGRSFSFVQAVDAIGVIPPVNESHVEMDLAWAMYEAWIKIQTGEVDTALVYAFGKSSAGVLRRTLALQLEPYTMTPLWPDTVSLAGLQARAGIDAGVWDERAMAEVANRSLTDAEKNEYAIRKGGSSVDELLARPMYADPLRKHDCSPVTDGVAALVLAAGDRAREVRDRPAWLTGIAHNVDPMGMGVRDLTRSPSAQRAGAALDLSGVEVAELHAPFSHQELILRKELGLGDDVVINPSGGALASNPMFSGGGIRVGEAAKRIWSGDADKSLAHATSGPALQQNLVCTLEGNL; this is encoded by the coding sequence ATGCGTGACGTCGCCGTCGTCGGGTTCGCCCAGCGACAGATGCCCGAGTTCGACGGGTCCCCGACCTGTGTCGAGCTCCTCGTTCCCGTGTTCAAGGAGCTCTACGAGCAGACCGGCTGGACCCGCAGGGACGTCGGATTCTGGTGCTCCGGCTCCTCGGACTACCTCGCCGGTCGTTCGTTCTCGTTCGTCCAGGCGGTGGACGCCATCGGCGTCATCCCGCCGGTCAACGAGTCGCACGTGGAGATGGACCTCGCCTGGGCCATGTACGAGGCGTGGATCAAGATCCAGACGGGCGAGGTCGACACCGCCCTCGTCTACGCTTTCGGCAAGAGCTCGGCGGGAGTCCTGCGCCGCACTCTCGCGCTCCAGCTCGAGCCGTACACGATGACACCCCTGTGGCCCGACACCGTGTCCCTCGCCGGCCTCCAGGCCCGCGCCGGTATCGACGCCGGCGTCTGGGACGAGCGGGCCATGGCCGAGGTCGCGAATCGGTCGCTCACCGACGCCGAGAAGAATGAGTACGCCATCCGCAAGGGCGGCTCATCGGTCGACGAGCTCCTCGCTCGCCCGATGTACGCCGACCCGTTGCGCAAGCACGACTGCTCCCCCGTCACCGACGGGGTGGCGGCTCTGGTGCTCGCCGCCGGCGACAGGGCCCGCGAGGTCCGCGACCGTCCCGCCTGGCTCACCGGCATCGCCCACAATGTCGACCCGATGGGCATGGGCGTCCGCGACCTCACGCGGTCGCCGTCTGCCCAGCGGGCCGGTGCCGCGCTCGACCTCAGCGGCGTCGAGGTGGCCGAGCTGCACGCACCGTTCAGCCACCAGGAGCTCATCCTGCGCAAGGAGCTCGGGCTCGGCGACGACGTCGTCATCAACCCGTCCGGCGGCGCGCTGGCGAGCAACCCGATGTTCTCCGGAGGTGGCATCCGCGTCGGCGAGGCCGCGAAGAGGATCTGGTCCGGCGACGCCGACAAGTCCCTTGCCCACGCCACCAGCGGCCCCGCCCTGCAGCAGAACCTCGTCTGCACCCTGGAAGGAAACCTCTGA
- a CDS encoding thiolase domain-containing protein: MGKQPAAIIGVGQTHHRAKREDVSMAGLCREAIDRALLDANLTLDDIDAIVVGKAPDLFEGVMMPELFLAEALGAAGKPLLRVHTAGSVGGSTAIVASSLVQAGVHKRVLTVAYEKQSESNAMWALSVPLPFNMPVHAGAGGYFAPHVRSYIRRSGAPSHIGAIVAAKDRNNALKNPYAHLHNEGTTVETVLASQMLWDPIRYDETCPSSDGACALVIVDEDTAKSSPNPAWIHGTVMRSEATTAAERDQVNPQAGRDAAAALWKQAGITSPIDEIDMAEIYVPFSWFEPMWLENLGFAAEGGGWKLTESGETAMTGKIPVNCSGGVLSSNPIGASGMLRFGEAALQVRGAAGEHQVDGVRRALGHAYGGGSQFFAMWVVGSEKPTN, translated from the coding sequence ATGGGCAAGCAGCCTGCAGCGATCATCGGCGTCGGGCAGACGCACCACCGCGCGAAGCGCGAGGACGTCTCCATGGCCGGCCTGTGCCGTGAGGCCATCGACCGTGCGCTCCTCGACGCCAACCTGACGCTCGACGACATCGACGCGATCGTCGTCGGCAAGGCGCCGGACCTGTTCGAGGGCGTGATGATGCCCGAACTGTTCCTCGCCGAGGCGCTCGGCGCGGCCGGCAAACCGCTCCTGCGCGTCCACACGGCCGGCTCGGTCGGCGGCTCGACCGCCATCGTCGCGTCGTCGCTGGTCCAGGCCGGCGTCCACAAGCGCGTGCTGACCGTCGCCTACGAGAAGCAGTCCGAGTCCAACGCGATGTGGGCGCTGTCCGTCCCGCTCCCGTTCAACATGCCCGTCCACGCGGGTGCCGGCGGCTACTTCGCGCCGCACGTGCGGTCCTACATCCGTCGCTCGGGCGCTCCGTCGCACATCGGCGCGATCGTCGCTGCCAAGGACCGCAACAACGCGCTCAAGAACCCGTACGCCCACCTGCACAACGAGGGCACCACGGTCGAGACCGTGCTCGCGTCGCAGATGCTCTGGGACCCGATCCGGTACGACGAGACCTGCCCGTCGAGCGACGGCGCCTGTGCACTGGTCATCGTCGACGAAGACACCGCCAAGTCGTCGCCGAACCCGGCCTGGATCCACGGCACGGTGATGCGGTCGGAGGCCACCACGGCCGCCGAGCGCGACCAGGTCAACCCGCAGGCCGGACGTGACGCTGCGGCCGCGCTCTGGAAGCAGGCCGGCATCACGAGCCCGATCGACGAGATCGACATGGCCGAGATCTACGTGCCGTTCTCCTGGTTCGAGCCGATGTGGCTGGAGAACCTCGGCTTCGCTGCCGAGGGCGGCGGCTGGAAGCTGACCGAGTCCGGCGAGACGGCCATGACCGGCAAGATCCCGGTCAACTGCTCCGGCGGCGTGCTGTCCTCGAACCCGATCGGCGCGTCCGGCATGCTCCGCTTCGGCGAGGCTGCCCTGCAGGTCCGCGGCGCGGCCGGCGAGCACCAGGTCGACGGCGTACGACGAGCGCTCGGCCACGCCTACGGCGGCGGCTCGCAGTTCTTCGCGATGTGGGTCGTCGGGTCGGAGAAGCCGACCAACTGA
- a CDS encoding helicase yields MASSRRSSVRRRSASPRRAAARKSPQPLPAAGPGERVWVLDVPYGTQVDGATWHPTVKTHLYVGRALPAHLAPYSPGPYTLGRFIENTLNPETPTPSPEPTDALEPRRIQFEAADAIAARAAAGGRQFLLADEPGVGKTIAAVLGATAVGDLRGARRVLVVADRPAAITIGHWCRTITALGHGGLEWVVITWDRLEKVKDHTWDVIIADEAHALRRTTTKRWKLWARISGHGKAHDKAPFVIATTATPGHTPLELPYLAPAYAQVLGEPMREWTSATQPGAAFATALERHGVGVERGRYGATWTTDPARRAADLKLVRGWLDEERPPAMLHRAAPWGPVPISGMPVALTPAERSAYEAQWGEFCREMDIARSGRNVAKGRAALMRFRQKAGLIRVDSTVAWIAQQVEAERQVACSVEFVGTAADPIADRLRDSGIEVASIYGRDRFDVEAERLRFQTGQAKVCVFTTVASISLHAGETLADGSQASTDPRVGVFHQARFSGIAGRQVTGRTHRDHQVSPWHIAYAEDTVEEQVGKVMVERIAAASDTVGSDTTGLADLAQLLGADWLPTTTLTDDGA; encoded by the coding sequence GTGGCCAGTTCTCGTCGCTCCAGCGTTCGTCGACGCAGCGCGTCACCGCGCCGTGCTGCGGCGCGGAAGTCGCCGCAGCCCTTGCCGGCTGCCGGTCCGGGCGAGCGTGTGTGGGTGCTCGACGTCCCCTACGGGACACAGGTCGACGGTGCCACCTGGCACCCGACCGTCAAGACCCACCTGTACGTCGGCCGCGCCCTGCCCGCGCACCTCGCGCCGTACTCTCCCGGGCCGTACACGCTCGGCCGGTTCATCGAGAACACCCTCAATCCGGAGACTCCGACGCCCAGCCCGGAGCCGACCGATGCCCTCGAGCCCCGGAGGATCCAGTTCGAAGCGGCCGATGCGATCGCGGCGCGCGCCGCAGCGGGCGGACGGCAGTTCCTGCTCGCTGACGAACCCGGCGTGGGCAAGACGATCGCCGCGGTGCTCGGAGCGACGGCAGTGGGCGACCTCCGTGGTGCGCGACGTGTGCTCGTCGTCGCCGACCGGCCTGCCGCGATCACCATCGGCCACTGGTGCCGCACGATCACGGCGCTGGGTCACGGCGGACTCGAATGGGTCGTGATCACGTGGGACCGGCTGGAGAAGGTCAAGGACCACACGTGGGACGTGATCATCGCGGACGAGGCCCACGCACTGCGACGTACGACGACGAAGCGGTGGAAGCTCTGGGCGCGAATCTCGGGACACGGGAAGGCGCACGACAAGGCGCCGTTCGTCATCGCGACGACCGCGACGCCCGGACACACGCCGCTTGAACTGCCGTACCTGGCTCCGGCCTATGCACAGGTGCTCGGCGAGCCGATGAGGGAGTGGACCTCGGCGACGCAGCCCGGGGCTGCGTTCGCGACCGCGCTCGAGCGCCACGGAGTGGGGGTCGAGCGGGGACGCTACGGCGCGACCTGGACCACCGATCCTGCGCGACGCGCTGCGGATCTCAAGCTGGTGCGCGGCTGGCTCGACGAGGAGCGTCCTCCGGCGATGCTGCACCGCGCCGCGCCGTGGGGCCCGGTGCCGATCTCCGGCATGCCGGTGGCGCTCACGCCGGCGGAGCGGTCGGCGTACGAAGCCCAATGGGGAGAGTTCTGCCGGGAGATGGACATCGCGCGGAGCGGCCGCAATGTCGCGAAGGGCCGGGCCGCGCTGATGCGCTTCCGGCAGAAGGCCGGGCTGATCCGGGTCGACTCGACGGTTGCCTGGATCGCCCAGCAGGTCGAGGCCGAACGGCAGGTGGCGTGCTCGGTCGAGTTCGTCGGGACGGCCGCCGACCCGATCGCCGACCGACTGCGTGACTCCGGCATCGAGGTCGCCTCGATCTACGGCCGCGACCGGTTCGACGTCGAGGCCGAGCGGCTCCGATTCCAGACCGGACAGGCGAAGGTCTGCGTCTTCACCACCGTCGCATCGATCAGCCTCCATGCCGGCGAAACCCTCGCCGACGGCAGCCAGGCGAGCACCGATCCCCGGGTCGGCGTCTTCCACCAGGCCCGCTTCTCGGGCATCGCCGGACGGCAGGTGACGGGGCGCACCCACCGCGACCACCAGGTCTCGCCGTGGCACATCGCGTACGCCGAGGACACCGTCGAGGAGCAGGTCGGCAAGGTGATGGTGGAGCGGATCGCCGCGGCCTCCGACACGGTG